The following are encoded in a window of Lactobacillus acidophilus genomic DNA:
- a CDS encoding helix-turn-helix domain-containing protein, with the protein MKLGQKITQLRKKSHLSQEALAEKMNVSRQAVSKWESNQSIPDIEKIVDLSELFGVTTDYLLKNGTPSFELPGKTTEEKQIKKLPSIDDQQITQYLEVAKKTAHFESLSIALFFLAIGVFCLFTSFTFFSPNFTGTIQYTIPIIIIAIAVGYFIHAKLIIHEFESITQNKFTLTSAQDDFINSSFHEFRKKNNQRIVIGVVLCILALIPLITIWTLSWTWAVLMITFVLLSIVSYQFTFYFLRQLAFKTIAGRRKHLPKEEKSLLVNGSVIFWSVLFLVYYLIRHYVQDPNIADNISGFIFNLAVVAYLIFTLLFFKKNAE; encoded by the coding sequence ATGAAATTAGGTCAAAAAATTACACAATTACGCAAAAAATCTCACCTCTCGCAAGAAGCACTAGCTGAAAAAATGAATGTCAGCCGACAAGCTGTTTCTAAATGGGAAAGCAATCAATCGATTCCTGATATTGAAAAGATTGTCGATTTATCCGAACTATTCGGTGTTACCACAGATTATCTATTAAAAAACGGCACACCATCATTTGAATTGCCCGGGAAAACAACGGAAGAAAAACAAATAAAGAAATTACCATCGATCGATGATCAACAGATCACTCAATACTTAGAAGTTGCAAAAAAGACAGCTCATTTTGAAAGTTTATCTATTGCTTTATTCTTTTTAGCAATTGGAGTATTTTGTCTATTTACTTCTTTTACATTCTTTTCCCCTAATTTCACTGGAACAATACAATACACAATACCGATTATCATCATCGCTATTGCAGTAGGTTATTTTATTCATGCGAAATTGATAATACATGAATTCGAATCAATTACTCAAAATAAATTTACTTTAACATCTGCCCAAGATGATTTTATCAATTCGTCTTTTCATGAATTTAGAAAAAAGAACAACCAACGCATTGTTATTGGTGTAGTTCTCTGCATTCTTGCCCTCATTCCACTTATAACGATTTGGACTTTAAGTTGGACATGGGCAGTATTAATGATTACTTTTGTTTTACTCAGCATTGTCAGTTATCAATTTACTTTCTACTTCTTAAGACAACTTGCCTTTAAAACAATTGCTGGACGTAGAAAACATTTGCCTAAAGAAGAAAAAAGTTTATTAGTCAACGGTAGCGTGATCTTTTGGAGTGTTTTATTTCTTGTCTACTACCTCATTCGTCATTACGTACAAGATCCTAACATTGCCGACAATATTTCAGGTTTTATTTTCAACTTGGCAGTAGTTGCTTATCTTATTTTTACTTTACTATTTTTTAAAAAGAACGCTGAATAA
- a CDS encoding xanthine phosphoribosyltransferase, with protein MKLLEERIKRDGEVLDGNVLKINSFLNHQVDPKLMMEVGKEFKRLFAGEQIDKVLTCEASGIAPGVMTAYQLGVPMVFARKKKPSTLNDAVYWADVFSYTKKVNNKICVEEKFLHEGENILIIDDFVAHGEAVKGMVNIAKQAHCNIVGVGAVVAKTFQGGSDWVKDEGLRFESLASIASFKDGQVHFEGEE; from the coding sequence TTGAAGCTACTAGAAGAGAGAATTAAACGAGACGGTGAAGTTTTAGATGGAAATGTTCTTAAGATTAATTCATTCTTAAACCACCAAGTTGACCCTAAATTAATGATGGAAGTTGGCAAAGAATTTAAACGACTTTTTGCTGGTGAACAGATCGATAAAGTCTTAACCTGTGAAGCTTCAGGCATCGCACCAGGCGTAATGACCGCTTATCAACTTGGGGTACCTATGGTTTTCGCCAGAAAGAAGAAACCATCAACTTTAAATGACGCTGTTTATTGGGCAGATGTCTTCTCATATACTAAAAAAGTAAATAACAAGATCTGTGTTGAAGAAAAATTCTTACACGAAGGCGAAAACATTTTAATCATTGATGACTTTGTAGCCCATGGCGAGGCCGTTAAGGGTATGGTCAATATTGCTAAACAAGCCCACTGCAACATCGTCGGTGTCGGTGCTGTTGTCGCTAAAACCTTCCAAGGCGGAAGTGATTGGGTTAAAGATGAAGGCCTTCGTTTTGAATCTTTGGCAAGTATTGCTAGTTTCAAAGATGGCCAAGTACACTTTGAAGGGGAAGAATAA
- a CDS encoding nucleobase:cation symporter-2 family protein, with protein MAQKEVSHKKAAVLGLQHLLAMYSGAVAVPLLIGTALKFNSQQMTYLVSIDIFMCGFATLIQLFRNKYFGIGLPVVLGCAIQAVAPLEMIGQKFSINTMYGAIIVAGIFVFLIAGWFSKIKKLFPPVVTGTLITVIGLTLIPVAVQNMGGGNAQAKDFGDAKNLIAAFLTIIIIVAIEVWTKGFLRSISVLIGLIAGTVIAGFMGLVSLKPVAEASWFHLPQLFYFGVPEFEWSSCLTMIIIALVSMVESTGVFFAIGDLLHKDITEDDLKKGYRAEGIAQIFGGLFNTFPYTTFSQNVGLLQLSGIKTKRPIYWAAGLLMAMGLLPKIGALVTIIPDSVLGGAMLVMFTMIAVQGIRMLTKVDFDNNRNILVVAISIGLGLGVTVYPQLFQTLPQTIQLFLGNGIVVASISATLLNLLFNGRRDA; from the coding sequence ATGGCACAAAAAGAAGTTAGTCACAAAAAAGCTGCTGTCTTAGGCTTACAACACCTGCTTGCCATGTACTCCGGTGCCGTTGCCGTTCCTCTTTTGATCGGTACAGCACTCAAGTTCAATAGCCAGCAGATGACTTACCTTGTTTCCATTGATATTTTTATGTGTGGTTTTGCCACTCTTATTCAATTATTCCGAAATAAATATTTTGGAATTGGTTTACCTGTAGTTTTAGGTTGTGCTATTCAAGCAGTAGCTCCACTTGAAATGATTGGACAAAAATTCTCCATTAATACGATGTATGGAGCAATTATCGTAGCTGGAATTTTCGTGTTTCTAATCGCTGGTTGGTTTTCAAAAATAAAAAAATTATTTCCACCAGTAGTTACAGGAACTCTAATTACAGTTATCGGACTAACTTTAATTCCCGTTGCTGTCCAAAATATGGGCGGCGGAAATGCTCAAGCCAAAGACTTCGGTGATGCAAAAAATCTTATCGCAGCCTTTTTAACCATCATCATCATCGTCGCCATCGAAGTCTGGACTAAAGGATTCCTTCGTTCAATCTCAGTTTTAATTGGGTTAATTGCCGGAACAGTTATTGCAGGCTTTATGGGACTTGTTTCACTAAAACCAGTTGCAGAAGCTTCATGGTTCCACTTGCCACAGCTTTTCTACTTCGGCGTTCCCGAATTTGAATGGTCGTCTTGTTTAACAATGATTATCATTGCATTAGTTTCAATGGTTGAATCAACCGGTGTATTCTTTGCAATCGGCGACTTACTTCATAAAGATATTACCGAAGATGACCTTAAAAAAGGTTATCGTGCAGAAGGGATTGCACAAATTTTCGGTGGGCTTTTCAACACCTTCCCATACACTACTTTTTCTCAAAATGTAGGTCTTCTTCAATTATCCGGCATCAAAACTAAACGTCCTATTTATTGGGCAGCTGGATTATTAATGGCCATGGGCCTTCTTCCTAAAATCGGTGCTCTTGTTACCATTATTCCAGATTCCGTTTTGGGCGGCGCAATGTTAGTCATGTTCACTATGATTGCCGTTCAAGGAATCAGAATGTTAACCAAAGTTGATTTTGATAATAACCGGAACATCCTCGTGGTTGCTATTTCAATCGGATTAGGCTTAGGCGTTACCGTTTACCCACAGCTTTTTCAAACTTTACCTCAAACAATTCAATTATTCTTAGGGAACGGTATCGTAGTTGCAAGTATCTCTGCAACATTGCTTAATCTTTTATTTAACGGAAGAAGGGATGCCTAG
- a CDS encoding TMEM175 family protein produces the protein MTNDRQDKFIERYQRSLRDHLVTFNDGVIAIIITIMVLSLPAPKTDADLKKFLFDAINYSVSFFIVADFWYDAHRTFSTFKKATKRVVIADFFFLLTLSFIPIMTKWIIKDPSPLALSVYGGIYLVVQMCIFWTFIAGNYDQIHKKAVWQTTLVRTLTLGIPLAVILILVPKITLIVYLVLPLVSFFTPDRVRKQHRHYRK, from the coding sequence ATGACAAATGACAGGCAAGATAAATTTATTGAACGATATCAAAGATCTCTTCGTGACCATTTAGTTACTTTTAACGATGGTGTGATAGCAATCATTATCACTATTATGGTCTTATCGCTTCCTGCACCAAAAACAGATGCAGATCTTAAAAAATTTTTGTTTGATGCAATAAATTATAGTGTTAGTTTCTTTATTGTAGCTGATTTTTGGTATGATGCACATCGTACCTTCTCTACATTTAAGAAAGCCACTAAAAGAGTAGTCATTGCAGATTTTTTCTTCTTATTAACATTATCTTTTATCCCTATAATGACTAAGTGGATTATCAAGGATCCATCGCCACTCGCATTATCAGTTTATGGTGGCATATATTTAGTTGTTCAAATGTGTATTTTTTGGACTTTTATTGCTGGTAATTATGATCAAATTCATAAAAAAGCAGTTTGGCAAACAACTTTGGTTAGAACATTGACTTTAGGTATTCCTTTAGCTGTGATTTTAATTTTAGTACCTAAAATCACGTTAATTGTTTATTTAGTTTTACCGCTTGTTTCATTTTTTACTCCTGATCGAGTGAGAAAACAGCATCGTCATTATCGTAAGTAA
- a CDS encoding AraC family transcriptional regulator, translating to MSNQYHNFNSQIESHILFYGHQKCKPDEYFDGTNLRKNDILYYVLDGKGTFNSSGHHVAKLAKGDLFLVPRSRTCYFEADHDNPWEYFWIGLSGAGTNEMIKASNLPNKNFLRQIQKTEFFETLKELYSTLNEDSSLLNNVKIASLTYQLFYHLIDEFPNHPSIRKTPKIDQYQIAIDYLNKNYTDPTCNIVELCNRLGVSRSFLYSLFRKNTKISPQKYLMQLRMEAAKKELLNTTHNLKEIARKVGYGDEFTFSKAFKRYSGVSPNVFRGK from the coding sequence ATGTCTAATCAATATCATAACTTCAATAGTCAAATCGAAAGCCACATTCTTTTTTATGGACATCAAAAATGTAAACCAGATGAATATTTTGATGGTACTAATTTGCGTAAAAACGACATTTTATACTATGTTCTTGATGGAAAAGGAACATTTAACTCCAGCGGCCATCATGTAGCCAAGTTAGCCAAAGGAGATCTATTTTTAGTTCCCCGAAGTAGAACTTGCTATTTTGAAGCCGATCACGATAATCCCTGGGAATATTTTTGGATTGGCCTGTCTGGTGCAGGAACCAACGAAATGATTAAAGCATCAAACCTACCTAATAAAAATTTTTTACGTCAAATTCAAAAGACTGAATTTTTTGAAACATTAAAAGAACTCTATTCTACTTTAAATGAAGATAGTTCCTTATTAAACAACGTTAAAATTGCTTCTCTTACCTATCAGCTTTTTTACCATTTAATAGATGAATTTCCTAATCATCCATCAATACGTAAAACTCCTAAAATTGATCAATACCAAATTGCCATTGATTATCTAAATAAAAATTACACCGATCCTACTTGCAATATTGTGGAACTCTGTAATCGACTCGGTGTGTCACGTAGTTTCTTGTATTCTTTATTTAGAAAAAATACCAAAATTTCACCACAAAAGTACCTCATGCAATTGCGTATGGAGGCAGCTAAGAAAGAGTTACTTAATACTACGCATAATTTAAAGGAAATTGCTAGAAAAGTGGGCTATGGCGATGAATTTACGTTTTCCAAGGCTTTTAAACGCTATAGTGGTGTCAGTCCTAATGTATTTCGGGGAAAATAA
- a CDS encoding C69 family dipeptidase yields MKQTECTTILVGKKATIDGSTMIARSEDGGRVIIPEGFKVVNPEEQPKHYTSAISKQKIDDTDLAETPLRYTSAPDVSGENGIWGAAGINSENIAMTATETITTNSRIQGVDPLLDPAEGGLGEEDFVTLTLPYIHSAFDGVKRVGYLVEKYGTYEMNGMAFSDKDTIWYLETIGGHHWIARRIPDDAYVIAPNRLNIDEFDFDDTDNFAAASDLKDLISEYHLNPDREGYNMRHIFGSSTIKDAHYNNPRAWYIHNYFDPDFGGTPADQDQPFICHANRLISIEDIKWAESSHYQDTPYDAYGDQGTPEQKKTFRPIGINRNFETHILQIRNDVPAEIAGVQWLAFGPNTFNSMVPFYTNVTTTPESFQTTPKFNLNKIFWLNKLTAQLGDTNYRVYGELEDAFEQKSLAQCHKIQHDTDKEVKGLSGKELQDKLNAANQLMADTVYNNTVELLGQMVDEGHGLMTLKYDLLD; encoded by the coding sequence ATGAAACAAACAGAATGTACTACTATCTTAGTAGGTAAAAAAGCAACTATCGACGGTTCAACCATGATCGCACGTAGTGAAGACGGTGGTCGTGTAATTATCCCTGAAGGGTTCAAAGTAGTTAACCCTGAAGAACAACCTAAGCACTACACTAGCGCTATCAGTAAGCAAAAGATTGATGATACAGACTTAGCTGAAACTCCACTTCGTTACACCTCAGCACCTGATGTATCTGGTGAAAATGGTATTTGGGGAGCAGCTGGTATTAATTCTGAAAATATCGCCATGACTGCTACTGAAACTATTACTACTAATTCACGTATTCAAGGTGTTGACCCACTCCTTGACCCAGCTGAAGGTGGTCTTGGTGAAGAAGATTTCGTTACACTAACGCTTCCATACATTCACTCAGCTTTTGATGGTGTTAAGCGCGTAGGTTACCTAGTTGAAAAATACGGTACTTACGAAATGAACGGCATGGCTTTTTCAGATAAAGATACTATTTGGTACCTTGAAACTATCGGTGGTCACCACTGGATTGCACGTCGCATCCCTGACGATGCATATGTTATTGCTCCAAACCGTTTGAACATCGATGAATTCGACTTCGATGATACCGACAATTTTGCTGCAGCTAGTGACTTGAAAGACTTAATCAGTGAATATCACTTGAACCCAGACCGTGAAGGCTACAACATGCGCCACATCTTTGGTTCATCAACTATCAAGGACGCTCACTACAACAATCCACGTGCTTGGTACATTCACAACTACTTCGATCCAGACTTCGGCGGCACTCCCGCTGATCAAGATCAACCATTCATTTGCCACGCAAATCGTTTGATCTCAATCGAAGATATTAAGTGGGCCGAAAGTTCACACTACCAAGACACTCCATACGATGCTTATGGCGACCAAGGTACTCCGGAACAAAAGAAGACCTTCCGTCCAATTGGTATTAACCGTAACTTCGAAACTCACATTTTACAAATTAGAAACGACGTCCCTGCAGAAATCGCTGGTGTTCAATGGTTGGCATTTGGCCCTAATACCTTCAACTCAATGGTGCCATTCTATACTAATGTAACTACTACACCAGAAAGCTTCCAAACTACTCCTAAGTTCAACTTGAACAAGATCTTCTGGCTTAATAAGTTAACTGCCCAACTTGGTGACACCAATTACCGCGTATACGGAGAACTTGAAGATGCTTTTGAACAAAAGAGTTTGGCACAATGCCACAAGATCCAACACGACACTGACAAAGAAGTTAAGGGTCTTTCAGGTAAGGAATTACAAGATAAGTTAAACGCAGCTAACCAGTTGATGGCCGACACTGTTTACAACAATACCGTTGAACTTCTTGGTCAAATGGTTGACGAAGGTCACGGTTTGATGACTTTGAAGTACGACTTGCTTGATTAG
- a CDS encoding UDP-N-acetylglucosamine 1-carboxyvinyltransferase, with protein sequence MKQMIIHGGKPLQGDVWIGGAKNSTVALIPASILSRTPVVLEGVPRIADVINLMDLLDEMDVRCEFKETTLRIDPTDIKMSPLPAGKIKSLRASYYFMGALLGRFGKAVVGFPGGDDIGPRPIDQHIKGFEALGASVKNENDQIIITAPEDGLHGAKIHLKMPSVGATMNIIMASVTAQGQTIIENAAKEPEIIDLATFLNNMGAVIRGAGTDVIRIEGVEMLKAQIPHTIIPDRIEAGTYVSLAACIGNGIRIHNIIEEHLDSYLAKVEEMGVVIDADEDSLYVYPAGDLKMVQVKTDVYPGFATDLQQPITPLLLTAKSGEGVVIDNIYPQRIGHIAQLQKMGANIKVADNIILAHPTEQLHGAEVIAGEIRAGACLMIAGLMAHGTTVIDKAGNILRGYDRIQEKLRQLGADVTIKDNPDVPGILDNI encoded by the coding sequence ATGAAGCAGATGATTATTCATGGTGGAAAGCCCTTGCAGGGTGATGTTTGGATCGGTGGAGCTAAAAATTCAACAGTTGCATTAATCCCAGCATCAATTTTGTCGAGAACACCAGTAGTCTTGGAAGGCGTCCCAAGAATTGCTGATGTGATCAACTTGATGGACTTATTAGATGAAATGGATGTACGTTGTGAGTTTAAAGAAACAACTTTACGCATTGATCCAACAGATATTAAGATGAGTCCATTGCCAGCTGGTAAGATTAAGAGTTTACGTGCATCATATTACTTTATGGGTGCACTTCTTGGTCGATTTGGCAAAGCAGTTGTGGGCTTCCCTGGTGGTGACGATATCGGACCACGTCCTATAGACCAACATATTAAAGGCTTTGAAGCCTTAGGCGCCAGCGTTAAAAATGAAAATGATCAAATTATAATTACTGCTCCAGAAGATGGCTTGCATGGTGCGAAGATTCATCTTAAGATGCCATCTGTTGGGGCAACAATGAATATTATTATGGCTAGTGTAACTGCACAAGGCCAAACTATTATTGAAAATGCCGCGAAAGAACCGGAAATTATCGATTTAGCAACCTTCTTAAATAACATGGGGGCAGTTATTCGTGGTGCCGGTACTGATGTGATTCGTATTGAAGGTGTGGAAATGCTTAAAGCGCAAATTCCGCATACAATTATTCCAGATAGAATTGAAGCTGGTACTTATGTATCTCTTGCTGCGTGCATTGGTAATGGTATTCGTATTCATAATATTATTGAGGAACACCTTGATTCATACCTTGCTAAGGTGGAAGAGATGGGCGTTGTAATTGATGCCGATGAAGATTCTCTTTATGTGTATCCTGCTGGTGATTTGAAGATGGTGCAAGTAAAGACTGATGTTTATCCAGGTTTTGCCACAGATTTACAACAGCCGATTACTCCACTGCTTCTTACTGCTAAGTCTGGTGAAGGTGTTGTAATCGATAATATTTATCCGCAACGAATTGGTCATATTGCTCAATTACAAAAGATGGGTGCCAATATTAAAGTTGCAGATAACATCATCTTGGCTCACCCAACTGAACAACTTCACGGTGCAGAAGTAATTGCAGGTGAGATTCGTGCAGGTGCATGTTTGATGATTGCTGGATTGATGGCACACGGTACGACGGTTATCGATAAAGCCGGTAATATTTTACGTGGTTATGATCGAATTCAAGAAAAGTTACGTCAACTTGGTGCTGATGTAACGATTAAAGATAACCCTGATGTACCAGGCATTTTAGATAATATATAG
- a CDS encoding CTP synthase has translation MTKYIFVTGGVVSSLGKGITASSLGRLLKNRGLKVTMQKFDPYINIDPGTMNPYQHGEVYVTDDGTEADLDLGHYERIVDVRTSKYSNVTTGKIYQEVLEKERRGDYHGATVQVIPHITNMIKKKIMRAALTTDSDVIISEIGGTVGDIESTPFMEAIRQMRREVGEDNVMYIHCTLVPLLHAAHEMKTKPTQHSVAELRSIGIQPNMLVLRAEQPIDQEHKDKISDFTDVPVDRIIESIDAPSLFDVPLEFQKQGMDQKVCDFLHLESPKPEADMEAWKKLDERAKNLEHKTKITLVGKYVELEDAYISVTDALQHAGYLYNTKIEVDKVQAEDITEDNIAEIMKDSDGLIVPGGFGTRGLEGMITAIKYARENDIPFLGICLGMQMASVEFARNVLNLEDANSAEAEPNCKNNIIDIMADKRDEENIGGTLRLGLYPATLKEGTKTREAYDNQDVIQERHRHRFEFNNKYREAFEKAGMVFSGVSPDNRLVEIIELPKKKFFIAAQYHPEFLSRPQRPEGLFKSFIGAASGLPAQKF, from the coding sequence ATGACAAAATATATTTTCGTAACTGGCGGTGTCGTATCTTCACTTGGTAAAGGTATTACTGCATCAAGTCTAGGTCGACTTCTTAAAAATCGTGGTTTAAAGGTAACCATGCAAAAGTTTGACCCATATATTAATATTGATCCGGGTACAATGAATCCTTACCAACACGGTGAAGTTTATGTTACTGATGATGGTACAGAAGCTGACCTTGACTTAGGTCACTATGAAAGAATTGTAGACGTTAGAACTAGCAAGTACTCTAACGTTACTACTGGTAAAATTTATCAAGAAGTTTTGGAAAAAGAACGTCGCGGTGATTACCACGGTGCTACAGTTCAAGTAATTCCACACATTACTAATATGATCAAGAAGAAGATCATGCGTGCAGCTCTTACTACTGATTCAGATGTAATTATTTCTGAAATTGGTGGTACTGTTGGTGATATTGAATCAACTCCATTCATGGAAGCTATTCGTCAAATGCGTCGTGAAGTTGGTGAAGATAACGTAATGTACATCCACTGTACTTTAGTACCACTTCTTCATGCAGCTCACGAAATGAAAACTAAGCCAACTCAACATTCAGTTGCTGAACTTCGCAGTATTGGTATTCAGCCTAACATGCTTGTTCTTCGTGCAGAACAACCAATTGATCAAGAACATAAAGACAAGATTTCAGACTTTACAGATGTTCCTGTAGATCGAATCATTGAATCAATTGATGCTCCTTCATTATTCGATGTTCCTTTGGAATTCCAAAAGCAAGGTATGGATCAAAAAGTTTGTGATTTCTTGCATCTTGAAAGTCCAAAGCCTGAGGCTGATATGGAAGCTTGGAAGAAGCTTGACGAACGTGCTAAGAACTTGGAACACAAGACTAAGATTACTTTAGTTGGTAAATATGTAGAGCTTGAAGATGCATATATTTCAGTTACTGATGCGTTACAACATGCAGGCTACCTTTACAACACTAAGATTGAGGTAGATAAGGTACAAGCTGAAGATATTACTGAAGATAATATTGCAGAAATTATGAAGGATTCAGATGGTTTGATCGTACCTGGTGGTTTTGGTACTCGTGGACTTGAAGGTATGATCACTGCTATCAAGTATGCTCGTGAAAATGATATTCCATTCTTGGGTATTTGTTTAGGGATGCAAATGGCCAGTGTTGAATTTGCACGTAACGTATTGAATCTTGAAGATGCCAACAGTGCAGAAGCTGAACCAAACTGCAAGAACAACATTATTGATATCATGGCTGATAAGCGTGATGAAGAAAATATTGGTGGTACTTTACGTTTGGGTCTTTATCCAGCAACACTTAAGGAAGGTACTAAGACTCGCGAAGCTTACGATAATCAAGATGTTATCCAAGAACGTCACCGTCACCGTTTCGAATTTAACAATAAATATCGTGAAGCTTTTGAAAAGGCTGGTATGGTCTTCTCAGGTGTATCTCCAGATAATCGCTTAGTTGAAATTATCGAATTACCAAAGAAGAAGTTCTTTATTGCAGCTCAATACCACCCAGAATTCTTGAGCCGTCCACAACGTCCAGAAGGCTTATTCAAGTCATTCATCGGTGCAGCTAGTGGTCTTCCAGCACAAAAATTCTAA